The proteins below come from a single Zhouia spongiae genomic window:
- a CDS encoding BspA family leucine-rich repeat surface protein: protein MSESTSKFIKNCFTFLFFVFSGQLSSQSFTTLWNTTNISSGSSAVNEITIPTNPAYTYSYTVDWGDGNIDSNVTGDITHTYASQGTYTVKIDGTFPAIYFNNAGDVNKIIEILSWGTIQWQSMENAFYGCENINFDAITPPDLSQVTSLQNAFRDCSLFNGIMNDWDVSTITNISGLFMNCEVFNRPLDQWNTIGITDMSYTFHHAIIFNEPLDNWNTSSVTTLQYFLSEASSFNQNINNWNTSNVTNMNGAFRYTNNYNQPMNNWDVSNVTDMTSTFQGSGFNNSINNWDVSNVTTMMGMFSQSKFNQPINSWNVSNVIDMSKLFFRNRTFNQPLNNWDVSNVTNMSSMFDGWAWDAVFNQPLNSWNVSSVTDMSFMFRENSAFNQDISSWNVSNVINMESMFEEATEFNQDISSWNVSNVTNMESMFQETEVFDQPLSSWNVGSVTNMRSMFQQTQAFNQPLNNWNVSNAVNFQNMFDRALLFNQDISTWVIASGNNMSNMFNQASAFNQNIGTWDISGVTNMTNMLSNSGISQENYDNILIAWSAQAVQNNVNLGATNLNYCDALSQRQNLIDNNGWTISGDIVNCSYVLCTQITMPQAGDTNVPANSDIRWNPAPNATGYRISVRRENGATSQVIYNNEDVGNVVGVDFTNEFIPGDTVYVTVVPYNAEGPATGCQEISFTVVASWVNSPDTFKLTYDTTLQRSYGTTSGPNQLEIETKAGQTYNYSIDWGDGQYNNNVTEDITHTYLVPGVYTVSIIGTFPAPKHEESSGDSYKLLSIDQWGTQVWQSMEGAFSGCENMEYNATDVPNLTNVTNMGRMFIACKNFNGNINNWDVSNVTNMYGMFGAASIFNQPLDNWDVSNVTNMNFMFARTSEFNQNIGGWDTGSVTDMSRMFQSAEVFDQPLNNWDVSSVTDMSRMFERAEAFNEPLNNWDVSNVTNMSEMFNGFISNMAFNQNIDNWNVSNVTDMSEMFQRCVDFNQPLNSWNVGAVTNMTSMFEGASSFNQALSNWNVSSVTNMQSMFQSASDFNQTINSWNVTNVTDMSLMFYNAQMFNQPLNSWDVNSVVNMSGMFRRAEAFNQPLNSWDVSAVANMSQMFQEATVFNQPLNSWNVSSVTLMPSMFEEAVAFNSPLENWNVSVVTNFEAMFKNAEIFNQPLGNWNTGEAQTMAEMFHGASAFNQDINNWNVSFVTTMQEMFRGATSFNRPLDSWNVASVTNMQGMFQTAIVFDGAMGSWNIRRVTTMQDMFNGATNFNQPMNNWRPTAVTNMDRMFQGASLFNQPLNQWLLNTVSMNAMFNNATAFNQDLGDWNISGVTNMQNMLDNTALTRVNYDNTLIAWSEQTLTPGINLGANTLPYCDAVEERQSMMDNFGWSFTGDVLDCPIPECTQLIAPLNGATDVPVNTNLTWESVLYAREYALTIRIEPSGTIINETVVNATTYEFATDFSGGETVYVTIVPSNENGDAVGPCTEESFTVSTTPSTVPDCTNLTLPLAGATDISVSTNLEWNVISNADGYRLTVGTTSGGTDILNHVDVGNNTTYSLSADLPEDTDVFVTITPYNDEGEAINCGEESFKTEFIPVPPTCTSLVNPINGATNVPVDTNLSWNMVADATGYLISVGTTQGGIEVVNSIDVGNITTYSFTQDLQENRRYYVRIIPYNNEGDAIGCSEESFVTGTAPINVPSCTSIISPANGTTDVSINTNITWDAVAHADGYYISIGTNPGGNDIVNNEAVTTTSYSLADELPENTTIHVSVIPYNSTGSAIGCSEISFTTEIVPTAPNCTTITVPSDGGTNVAVDTNITWNTVSDADGYYISIGTTSGGTDIVNNESVVGTSYTLASDLPENTTIYVSVIPYNSTGSATGCSEISFTTEIVPTAPSCTTITVPSNGATNVSVSTGISWNTVSDADGYYISIGTTSGGTDIVNNESVVGTSYTLASDLPENTTIYVSVIPYNSTGSATGCSEISFTTETIATAPDCTSIISPANGATDISISTDISWDAVAHADGYYITIGTNPGGTDIVNNESVVGTSYAPTNDFPENTTIHVSVIPYNSTGSATGCSEISFTTEIVPTAPNCTTITVPSNGATNVSVSTGISWNTVSDADGYYISIGTTSGGTDIVNNESVVGTSYTLASNLPENTTIYVSVIPYNSTGSAIGCSEISFTTETTATAPDCTSIISPVNGTTDVSISTDISWDAVADADGYYITIGTNPGGTDIVNNEAVTATTYKPTINLPENSTVYVSLLPYGLGGLATGCGEISFTTEAVAVIPDCATIISPANGATDVSINTNITWDAVAHADGYYITIGTNPGGNDIVNNESVTTTSYSLADELPENTTIHVSVIPYNAFGNATGCTGISFATEMDSSIKTKYGFSPNGDGINDFWEIKGIENYPDNKVSVYNRWGDLVFQTDRYDNRANIFTGVANKHTKIGGGKLPAGTYFFQIQVSNGNIATNTKGFLVIKR from the coding sequence ACTGTTTTACTTTTCTTTTTTTTGTTTTTAGTGGTCAATTATCTTCACAATCATTTACTACATTATGGAACACAACAAACATAAGTAGCGGTTCTTCTGCTGTTAATGAAATAACTATACCAACCAATCCTGCATACACTTATTCTTATACTGTTGATTGGGGCGATGGGAATATAGATTCAAATGTAACAGGAGACATTACCCATACCTATGCTTCACAAGGAACTTATACTGTTAAAATAGATGGTACGTTTCCTGCAATCTACTTTAACAATGCAGGAGATGTCAATAAAATTATTGAAATATTGTCTTGGGGTACTATTCAATGGCAAAGTATGGAAAATGCATTCTACGGATGTGAAAACATAAATTTTGATGCTATTACTCCACCAGATTTAAGTCAAGTTACTAGCCTACAAAATGCTTTTAGAGATTGTTCATTGTTTAATGGTATTATGAACGATTGGGATGTGAGTACTATAACTAATATATCAGGGTTATTTATGAATTGTGAAGTCTTTAATAGACCATTAGATCAATGGAATACTATCGGAATTACTGATATGTCATATACGTTTCATCATGCGATAATTTTCAACGAACCGTTAGATAACTGGAACACTTCATCAGTTACTACCCTACAATACTTTTTGTCTGAAGCATCAAGTTTTAATCAAAATATTAATAATTGGAATACCTCCAATGTAACCAATATGAATGGCGCATTCAGGTATACCAATAATTATAATCAACCTATGAATAATTGGGATGTAAGTAATGTTACCGATATGACTAGTACATTTCAAGGGTCAGGTTTTAACAACTCAATTAATAATTGGGATGTAAGTAATGTTACAACAATGATGGGAATGTTTAGTCAATCTAAATTCAACCAACCTATAAATTCGTGGAATGTTAGTAATGTTATTGATATGTCAAAACTGTTTTTTAGAAACAGAACCTTTAATCAGCCTTTAAATAATTGGGATGTAAGTAATGTTACAAATATGTCTAGCATGTTTGATGGATGGGCATGGGATGCTGTATTCAATCAACCTCTAAACAGCTGGAACGTAAGCAGTGTTACTGATATGAGTTTCATGTTTAGAGAAAACTCAGCATTTAATCAAGATATCAGTTCATGGAACGTGAGTAATGTTATTAATATGGAGAGTATGTTTGAAGAGGCTACGGAGTTTAATCAAGACATCAGTTCGTGGAATGTCAGTAATGTTACGAATATGGAAAGTATGTTTCAGGAAACAGAAGTCTTCGATCAGCCTTTGAGCTCATGGAATGTAGGTAGTGTTACAAACATGCGCAGTATGTTTCAACAAACACAAGCTTTTAATCAGCCTTTAAATAATTGGAATGTGAGTAATGCTGTCAACTTTCAAAACATGTTTGACAGGGCGCTTCTTTTCAATCAGGACATAAGTACTTGGGTAATTGCATCAGGAAATAATATGTCTAATATGTTTAATCAAGCGAGCGCTTTTAACCAAAATATCGGAACCTGGGATATATCCGGAGTAACAAATATGACAAATATGTTGTCAAATAGTGGTATTTCTCAAGAAAACTATGACAACATCCTTATAGCTTGGAGCGCTCAAGCAGTTCAAAATAATGTTAATTTAGGGGCGACGAATCTTAATTATTGTGATGCTTTAAGCCAAAGACAAAATTTAATTGATAATAATGGTTGGACTATATCAGGAGACATTGTAAACTGTTCTTATGTATTGTGTACTCAAATAACAATGCCACAAGCAGGTGACACCAATGTGCCTGCAAACAGTGATATTCGTTGGAATCCAGCTCCTAATGCTACCGGATACAGAATTAGTGTACGAAGAGAAAATGGAGCGACTTCACAAGTTATATATAATAATGAAGATGTAGGAAATGTTGTAGGAGTAGATTTTACTAATGAATTTATTCCGGGCGATACTGTATATGTAACCGTTGTTCCGTATAACGCTGAAGGACCAGCAACAGGTTGCCAAGAAATTAGTTTTACAGTTGTTGCAAGTTGGGTAAATAGCCCAGACACTTTTAAACTTACCTATGATACGACGCTTCAAAGATCTTATGGAACTACTTCTGGACCTAATCAGCTAGAAATAGAAACAAAAGCAGGCCAAACTTATAATTACTCTATAGATTGGGGAGATGGACAATATAATAATAATGTTACAGAAGATATAACCCATACTTATTTAGTACCCGGTGTTTATACCGTAAGTATAATTGGTACATTTCCAGCACCAAAACATGAAGAATCTTCCGGGGATTCATACAAACTACTTTCAATAGATCAATGGGGTACCCAAGTTTGGCAAAGTATGGAAGGAGCATTTTCTGGATGTGAAAATATGGAATATAATGCTACAGATGTTCCTAACCTTACTAATGTTACTAATATGGGAAGAATGTTTATTGCCTGTAAAAACTTTAACGGTAATATTAATAATTGGGATGTAAGCAATGTAACCAATATGTACGGTATGTTTGGTGCAGCATCAATTTTTAATCAACCGCTTGATAATTGGGATGTAAGTAATGTAACTAATATGAACTTTATGTTTGCAAGGACATCAGAGTTTAATCAAAATATAGGAGGCTGGGACACAGGAAGTGTTACCGATATGAGCAGAATGTTTCAGAGTGCAGAAGTATTTGATCAACCACTTAATAACTGGGATGTCAGCAGTGTTACCGATATGAGCAGAATGTTTGAAAGAGCAGAAGCATTTAATGAACCACTTAATAATTGGGATGTAAGTAATGTTACTAATATGTCTGAAATGTTTAATGGTTTTATTTCAAACATGGCTTTTAACCAAAATATTGATAATTGGAATGTAAGTAATGTTACAGATATGTCTGAAATGTTCCAGAGATGTGTTGATTTTAATCAACCTTTAAACTCATGGAATGTAGGTGCTGTTACAAACATGACTTCAATGTTTGAAGGCGCTTCTTCTTTTAATCAAGCCCTAAGTAATTGGAATGTATCTTCAGTAACCAACATGCAGAGCATGTTTCAGAGTGCTAGCGACTTTAATCAAACTATAAATAGTTGGAATGTAACCAATGTAACGGACATGAGTTTAATGTTTTACAATGCTCAAATGTTTAACCAACCGTTAAATTCTTGGGATGTAAACTCAGTAGTTAATATGTCAGGTATGTTCCGAAGAGCAGAAGCATTTAATCAGCCATTAAACTCTTGGGATGTAAGTGCTGTTGCTAATATGAGCCAGATGTTTCAAGAAGCCACAGTTTTCAACCAACCATTAAATTCTTGGAATGTAAGTTCAGTAACCTTAATGCCTTCGATGTTTGAAGAAGCTGTTGCTTTTAATAGTCCGTTGGAAAACTGGAATGTTTCTGTGGTAACAAACTTTGAAGCCATGTTTAAAAATGCAGAAATATTTAACCAACCCTTAGGGAATTGGAATACAGGCGAAGCACAAACGATGGCTGAAATGTTTCATGGAGCGTCTGCATTTAATCAAGATATTAATAATTGGAATGTATCTTTTGTAACTACCATGCAAGAAATGTTTCGAGGAGCAACGTCTTTTAATAGACCGTTAGATTCATGGAATGTCGCATCGGTAACTAATATGCAAGGCATGTTTCAAACAGCAATAGTCTTTGATGGTGCTATGGGAAGTTGGAATATCAGGAGAGTAACCACCATGCAAGATATGTTTAATGGTGCAACAAACTTTAATCAACCAATGAATAATTGGAGGCCAACAGCAGTAACGAACATGGATAGAATGTTTCAAGGAGCAAGTTTGTTTAATCAACCTTTAAACCAATGGTTATTAAATACGGTATCGATGAACGCTATGTTTAATAACGCTACAGCTTTTAATCAAGATTTAGGTGATTGGAATATTAGTGGTGTAACTAACATGCAGAACATGCTAGATAATACAGCTCTTACTAGAGTAAATTACGACAATACGCTTATTGCATGGTCTGAACAAACACTAACACCTGGAATAAATCTAGGAGCTAACACTCTTCCCTATTGTGATGCTGTAGAGGAAAGGCAATCAATGATGGATAATTTTGGATGGTCTTTTACAGGTGATGTCTTAGATTGTCCTATTCCAGAATGTACACAGTTAATAGCGCCTTTAAATGGAGCAACAGATGTTCCTGTAAATACCAATTTAACTTGGGAATCTGTTTTGTATGCACGTGAATATGCTTTAACAATTAGAATTGAACCTTCAGGAACCATAATAAACGAAACTGTTGTAAATGCCACCACTTATGAATTTGCTACAGATTTTTCAGGAGGAGAAACAGTTTATGTTACTATTGTACCTTCAAACGAAAACGGAGATGCGGTAGGACCTTGTACAGAAGAAAGCTTTACGGTGTCTACAACTCCATCAACAGTACCAGATTGTACCAACTTAACCTTACCACTTGCTGGTGCTACAGATATATCTGTAAGTACAAATTTAGAATGGAATGTTATAAGTAATGCAGATGGGTACAGACTTACAGTGGGAACTACTTCAGGAGGAACAGATATTCTTAATCATGTTGATGTTGGCAATAATACAACATATAGTTTATCAGCAGATTTACCAGAAGATACCGATGTTTTTGTAACTATAACTCCTTATAACGATGAAGGAGAAGCAATAAATTGTGGAGAAGAATCTTTTAAAACAGAGTTTATTCCAGTGCCACCTACTTGTACAAGCTTAGTGAATCCAATAAACGGAGCAACCAATGTTCCGGTAGACACCAACCTTTCTTGGAATATGGTTGCCGATGCTACAGGATATTTAATAAGTGTGGGAACTACTCAAGGAGGTATAGAGGTTGTGAACAGTATTGATGTAGGAAACATAACAACTTATAGTTTCACTCAAGACTTACAAGAAAACAGAAGATATTATGTTCGAATAATTCCATACAATAATGAAGGAGATGCTATTGGCTGTTCAGAAGAAAGCTTTGTTACAGGGACAGCACCTATTAATGTCCCAAGCTGTACATCCATTATAAGTCCTGCTAATGGAACAACCGACGTCAGTATCAATACTAACATCACCTGGGATGCTGTTGCCCATGCAGACGGATACTATATTTCTATCGGAACTAATCCCGGCGGGAACGATATCGTTAACAACGAAGCGGTAACAACTACCAGTTACAGCCTTGCAGACGAGCTTCCGGAAAATACAACAATCCATGTCTCCGTAATTCCATATAATTCCACAGGAAGTGCTATTGGCTGTTCGGAAATTAGTTTTACTACGGAAATAGTACCAACCGCACCGAATTGTACCACAATTACAGTTCCAAGTGATGGAGGAACTAATGTAGCAGTGGATACAAATATTACTTGGAATACTGTTTCTGATGCCGATGGGTATTATATATCAATCGGAACAACTTCAGGTGGAACCGATATTGTGAACAACGAATCAGTAGTAGGAACGAGCTATACTTTAGCTAGTGATTTACCAGAGAACACAACAATTTATGTCTCGGTAATTCCATATAATTCCACAGGAAGTGCTACAGGATGTTCTGAAATTAGCTTTACTACGGAAATAGTACCAACCGCACCGAGTTGTACCACAATTACAGTTCCAAGTAATGGAGCAACGAATGTTAGTGTTAGTACAGGAATTAGTTGGAACACTGTTTCTGATGCCGATGGGTATTATATATCAATCGGAACTACTTCAGGTGGAACCGATATTGTGAACAACGAATCAGTAGTAGGAACGAGCTATACTTTAGCTAGTGATTTACCAGAGAACACAACAATTTATGTCTCGGTAATTCCATATAATTCCACAGGAAGTGCCACAGGATGTTCGGAAATTAGTTTTACTACGGAAACTATAGCCACTGCTCCTGATTGTACATCCATCATAAGTCCTGCTAATGGAGCAACCGACATCAGTATCAGTACCGATATTAGCTGGGATGCTGTTGCCCATGCAGACGGATATTATATTACTATCGGAACCAATCCCGGTGGAACAGATATCGTTAACAACGAATCAGTAGTAGGAACGAGCTATGCACCTACTAACGATTTTCCGGAAAATACAACAATCCATGTCTCGGTAATTCCATATAATTCCACAGGAAGTGCCACAGGATGTTCTGAAATTAGCTTTACTACGGAAATAGTACCAACCGCACCGAATTGTACCACAATTACAGTTCCAAGTAATGGAGCAACGAATGTTAGTGTTAGTACAGGAATTAGTTGGAACACTGTTTCTGATGCCGATGGATATTATATATCAATCGGAACTACTTCAGGCGGAACCGATATTGTGAACAACGAATCAGTAGTAGGAACGAGCTATACTTTAGCTAGTAATTTACCAGAGAACACAACAATTTATGTCTCGGTAATTCCATATAATTCCACAGGAAGTGCTATTGGTTGTTCTGAGATTAGTTTTACTACGGAAACTACAGCCACGGCTCCTGATTGTACATCTATTATAAGTCCTGTTAATGGAACAACCGACGTCAGTATCAGTACCGATATTAGCTGGGATGCTGTAGCCGATGCAGACGGATATTATATTACTATCGGAACCAATCCGGGTGGAACAGATATCGTTAACAACGAAGCGGTAACGGCTACAACATATAAGCCGACCATAAACTTACCTGAGAATTCAACTGTTTATGTGTCTCTATTACCATATGGGCTGGGGGGCCTAGCAACGGGCTGTGGTGAGATTAGTTTCACCACAGAAGCCGTTGCAGTTATTCCTGACTGTGCTACAATCATAAGTCCGGCAAACGGAGCAACCGACGTCAGTATCAATACTAACATCACCTGGGATGCTGTAGCCCATGCAGACGGATATTATATTACTATCGGAACCAATCCAGGCGGGAACGATATCGTTAACAACGAATCCGTAACAACTACCAGTTACAGCCTTGCAGACGAGCTTCCGGAAAATACAACAATCCATGTCTCGGTAATTCCATACAATGCCTTTGGAAACGCCACAGGATGTACAGGTATCAGCTTTGCTACAGAAATGGATAGTTCAATCAAAACCAAATATGGTTTTTCACCAAACGGAGATGGTATCAACGATTTCTGGGAGATCAAGGGTATTGAAAATTATCCGGACAACAAAGTTTCCGTATATAACCGATGGGGAGATCTTGTCTTTCAAACTGACAGATACGATAACCGGGCAAATATTTTCACCGGTGTAGCTAATAAGCATACTAAAATCGGTGGTGGAAAACTTCCTGCCGGAACCTATTTCTTTCAGATACAGGTCTCAAATGGAAATATCGCAACAAATACGAAAGGGTTCCTGGTTATAAAACGATAA